GTCCCGTTTCGATGCCCGGTCATCGCAGCGTATTCGGCCATAAAAGGGATATCGCCTTCGGCTACGGTAAACCGCTTGCCGCTGATGTGCCCGGTTAGCGGGGAATAAGGCGAATACGGGCAGCGGGCGACAGCCAGCGACTGCAAGCGGCGCCGCAGCGCCCGGCAGGAAACCGGATTTTCGGGCAAAGGGCCGCTTGCCGTTTCCGGAAGCAGCACACAGTAGACGATATCGAGTACCTGCTGCACGGATTCCGGGTACCTGGCCGTTTCGTTCAAGGAAACGACCATATCCAGATCCGGAAATACAAGGGAATATTGCCCCATGGCTCCATCGGCCCGGTAAGCTCCGGCAGGCCGGCACATCCACATTTGAAACCCGTAGCCGAGCCGGCAATCCGGGATTCCGTTCAAGTTCGCGGACGTCGAATTTTGCAGAGTGGTCGCCATATGCACGAGTTCCTCCGAAAGAACCCGCTCGCCGTCCCAGACGCCGTTTTGCAAATAGAGCATCATCAGCCGCGCATTGTCCTCGGTCGTCGCGAAGCCTCCTCCTCCTCCCGCTTCCAGGCCGTCCGGCAAGCACAGCCATTTGAACCGGTCGCCGTCAATGCCGATCTTATCGAACAATCGGGGCTTCAGAAATTGATGGAGCCCGACTCCGGAAACTTTCCTCACGATCGCACCGAGCATATTCGATCCGGCGCTGTTGTACATAAAAGCCGTTCCCGGCTTATGGACAACCGGCGTTGCCAAAAAGTCCCGGATCCAATCTTCGCTTGGCGACGGCATGGCTTCCATACCGCATCCCATGCACAATACGTCTCTGACCGTCAGCAGCTTCAAATTTTCGCTGATTTCGGACGGCGCCTCTTCCCGGAATAGATCGATCAGCCGGTCATCCAGCCTGACCAAGCCTTCGTCAATAGCGAGGCATACGGCGGTCGCGGCATAGGTTTTCGTGAGGGAGTGCAGGCTGTGCATCATGCCTGGCGCATACGGACTCCACCAGCCTTCGGCGGCTACTTTGCCGTGCCGGATAATCATGATTCCGTGCATTTCGGTTCCCGAATGCTCGAGCGCGGTAAGCAGCTTGTCAATCGTCGCACTCGGAATTCCGACGGATTCCGGCGTCACTCGCTCAAGTTCTGATCTGGCCATCAAAACATCTCCTTCAACAGATCCATTTGCAGACTTGTCCCGCCCGGTTATCCTTTTACAGCGCCGATAACCACGCCTTTGGTCAAATATTTCTGAAGGAACGGCAGCACGATCACGATCGGCAGCACGCCGGCCACCGCCATCGCCATTCGCACCGCATTGCTGGGAAGCTCCATCACGTTGGAGCCCAGCATGCTGCTTGCTTCGCTGGACTTCAAATATTGGATGTTGTTCATCAGCCGGATCAATAGATTTTGGATACCGTAATACTGCGGCTTTGAAATGTAATACAAGGCATTGATCCAGTCGTTCCAATACATCAAGGCCGTAAACAAGCCGATTGTAGCCATGACCGGTATGGAAAGCGGCAGCATGATTTTATAATAGATCTTGATCTCCGAAGCTCCGTCCAGCTGCGCCGATTCGACCAAGTCGAACGGAACGCTGTGTTTAAAGTAATTGCGGACGAGCAAAACATTAAAGCCGTTCATCAAATAGTTCGGAAAAATCAGGGCCGACAGCGTATCCTTGATCGAAAAATATTTCGACCACATGATATAAGAAGGTACGACGCCTCCCCTGAACAGCATCGTGAAGAACACCGCAAACGCCAGGACATTGCGGTACTTAAAATCCCCTCTCGACATCGGATAGGCGAGCATGGTCGTGATAAGCAGACTTAACGCGGTCCCCACGCACGTGACGAAAATGGAAACGCCGTACGCCCTTGCAAAGGTCGTGATATTGCCGAACATGTAAATATAGGCGTCCACGCTCAGCTTCTCCGGAAAAAACCCGAATCCTTTCGAGACCAGGATTTTCTCGTCCGTGAAAGAAGATACGAGAATCAGGATGAACGGCAAAAAGGCCGTAAGGGTGACAAGCGACATAACGGCTGCGGAGAAGGTTCTGAACGCGCGCTCTCCGGCAGTTTGAATGATCATGATTTTCCTCCTAGAACAGCGCGTTGTCGGCGTTGACTTTCCGGACAATCGCATTCGCGACAATGACGAGAATAAATCCGACAACGGACTGATACAGCCCGGCTGCCGCGGACATGCCGACATCGTTCAGCTGGATCAGCGCCCGGTAGACGTACGTGTCGATCGTTTGCGTCGTACTGTACAGGGCGCCCGAATTCATCGGCACTTGGTAGAACAGGCCGAAATCGGAATTGAAAATCCGGCCGACCGCGAGCAGTCCAAGCAAAATAATGGTCGGCGTCAGCATCGGCAGCGTAATCCCGAAAATTTGCTTGAGCTTCCCGGCGCCGTCGATCTTCGCCGCTTCATAGATGCTTTTATCGATGCCGGCAATGAAAGCGAAATAGACGATGGAACCGAATCCCGCGCTTTTCCACAGCTCGACGATCACCAGGATGAAGGGCCAATACTTGGGCTCCGAATACCAGTTTAATTCCGTTAGGCCGAGGGGCCTCAAAATGGAATGATTGACGAATCCGCTGTCCGCGTTCAGGAATGCAAACACCAAATAGGAAACGATAACCATCGAAATCAGGTTCGGCAGCACCAGGCCGGACTGGAACAGCTTCGCGTACGTTTTGCCCAGCAGCTCCGACATCAGGATGGCGATAAACAGGGAACAAACGGTACCGATGACGATAAAGGCGAGATTGTACAGCAGGGTGTTTCTTGTCATGATAAACGCATCGGTGGTTTTGAACAGAAACTTGAAGTTGTCGAACCCGACCCAATCGCTTCCAAAAATTCCCTTGACGAAATTGATATCTTTAAACGCGATAAAAATTCCAAGCATCGGAATGTAATTGTTGATGAGAAGATACAGCAGACCGGGAGCGGCGACCAGTAACAGCGGCAGTGTATTGCCCGCTTTCGTTCGTCTTTTCAACGGCATTGTCGAACCTTTCTCCTTTAGGTCTAAAATGGAGCTTTTGCAAGCTCCATTTTAGACGCGCATTCTTTATTTATGCTGTTCCGCAAGCCATTTGTCCAATTGCTCCTGCTTCTTTTGAATAATGGTTTGCGCTCCCGCATCGTTCAGCGCTTTCACAAACTTCGGAATGGTCGTATCGGGATCCAGAGAACCGGTAACCAAACCGGGGAGATACTGCGAAATGACGTTGCTGACGGCGCTGGATTCCGTCTTCACCGAG
This genomic window from Paenibacillus humicola contains:
- a CDS encoding carbohydrate ABC transporter permease, with the translated sequence MIIQTAGERAFRTFSAAVMSLVTLTAFLPFILILVSSFTDEKILVSKGFGFFPEKLSVDAYIYMFGNITTFARAYGVSIFVTCVGTALSLLITTMLAYPMSRGDFKYRNVLAFAVFFTMLFRGGVVPSYIMWSKYFSIKDTLSALIFPNYLMNGFNVLLVRNYFKHSVPFDLVESAQLDGASEIKIYYKIMLPLSIPVMATIGLFTALMYWNDWINALYYISKPQYYGIQNLLIRLMNNIQYLKSSEASSMLGSNVMELPSNAVRMAMAVAGVLPIVIVLPFLQKYLTKGVVIGAVKG
- a CDS encoding ABC transporter permease, producing MPLKRRTKAGNTLPLLLVAAPGLLYLLINNYIPMLGIFIAFKDINFVKGIFGSDWVGFDNFKFLFKTTDAFIMTRNTLLYNLAFIVIGTVCSLFIAILMSELLGKTYAKLFQSGLVLPNLISMVIVSYLVFAFLNADSGFVNHSILRPLGLTELNWYSEPKYWPFILVIVELWKSAGFGSIVYFAFIAGIDKSIYEAAKIDGAGKLKQIFGITLPMLTPTIILLGLLAVGRIFNSDFGLFYQVPMNSGALYSTTQTIDTYVYRALIQLNDVGMSAAAGLYQSVVGFILVIVANAIVRKVNADNALF
- a CDS encoding serine hydrolase domain-containing protein yields the protein MARSELERVTPESVGIPSATIDKLLTALEHSGTEMHGIMIIRHGKVAAEGWWSPYAPGMMHSLHSLTKTYAATAVCLAIDEGLVRLDDRLIDLFREEAPSEISENLKLLTVRDVLCMGCGMEAMPSPSEDWIRDFLATPVVHKPGTAFMYNSAGSNMLGAIVRKVSGVGLHQFLKPRLFDKIGIDGDRFKWLCLPDGLEAGGGGGFATTEDNARLMMLYLQNGVWDGERVLSEELVHMATTLQNSTSANLNGIPDCRLGYGFQMWMCRPAGAYRADGAMGQYSLVFPDLDMVVSLNETARYPESVQQVLDIVYCVLLPETASGPLPENPVSCRALRRRLQSLAVARCPYSPYSPLTGHISGKRFTVAEGDIPFMAEYAAMTGHRNGTAASFCLVFEPDRCLLEIAVGADRFRIEAGMDGNDAMNRIDIGQPFQKVAAAGWWENDNSFRIQFRWVETCIVKTVKFSFNLNEADIVTEKRKIGVFDEEPVWAKASMI